The following nucleotide sequence is from Dyella sp. BiH032.
CGCATACCCCAGACAAACAAAAAGGGCGCGTCCGTCGGCGCGCCCTTTTTTGTGTCCGTCCCTTACTCCGGGTTATGCAGGATCAGGCTGATCCGCGTGCCGTGCGCCGTCCGGCGCTCGCGCAGCTGGCCTTGGAATAGCGCGACTTGGTCGCGGATCGCTTCCAGGCCGGACCCCGCCGTGGCGAGACCCTGCATCAGCTCGCCCCAGCGCACGGTGCGAGCGGCGGAAGCATCGCGGTGACCGTCGATGCGCATCACCACCCAACGGCGGCCATCGAACGCACCGCCGCGCAGCCGCACGTGGATCCGGCCCACGTCTCGATCGCCGCACAGGCTGCCGGCGATTTCGCCGATGGTCCGGTACAACACCAGGTGGATGCCCGGCGATAGCTGGCTCAGGCCGCGTCCCTCGATGTCGCAGGTGTAGGTCACCCCGGCGGCCTCCAGCGTCCTGGCCACGGCGCCTTCGCGCAGCGCGGCCGGCAAGCCGCGCTGGCGCCAGCTCACCGGATGGAGGTTGTCGGCCAGGCGAAACAGCTGCTCCTGGTTCACCGCGGTCTGCAGCCGGTACTGCCGTTCTTCCTGGCTCGGGACGAGGAGACGCAGGCGATCCAGCATCAGATTGTTGGTCTGCTGGATGCTGCCGCGCACCTGTTCGATCGCCATCGCCGTCTGGCGCATGCGCAGTTCGCCCAGGAACAGCGTGCGCTGCGCGAGGGCCAGGGTCTGGCGCGCATCCAGGCGCTCCTGCTGGTCGCGCCGGTTGAGCACCGAGATGCGCGCGCCGAACATCATCATGGTGGAGATAGTGAAGGCGATCAGCACCTCGGCCTGCATCGTGCCGGGATCGAACGCGGCCGGCATAGTGAACACCACCGCCGTGCTCGCCATCGTCCCGCCGATCGCCACGCCGTACCAGCCATGGCGCAGCGCGAGGAACACTACCGGGATGAACATGGACATGCGCGCCACCTGGCGCGCCTGCTCGCCCATGCCACCGCCGCCGATCCACGCCAGCAGCATGAGCACCGGCAGCAGGCCCAGCGCGCTTTCGAGGAACAGGCGGCTGTCCATCAGGCGCGTCCAGCGTTCCTGCGCGGGCGTGAGCTGCCATACCTCGCGCACCATCAGCGCCAGCGGCGCCACGGTGAGCACGCCCAGGTAATTGCCCACCAGCCAGCGGCCGGCGAGCAAGGTGTAATCCAGCGGCGGATAGCCCGGCGGCTTGATCGACACCGAGACGGCGGCGAGGTTGGCGAACGTCCACACCAGCGAACAAGCCAGGGCACACAGCAGCAGCACGCTGATGCGCACATGATGGCGAGTCTGGAACAGCTGCCAGCGTTCGCGGCTTGCGTGCACGATGGGCATCGCCAGCGCGATCGGCGGCACCAGCATCACGGTGGACCACAGCCAGCCGAATTCGGGCAGGCAGCGCACCGCGGTGAAGGCGAGTGGGCCCAGTTCGCCGACGGCGAGCGCGGGCCAGTAGCGACGCGGCACCAGCAGCAGCACGGTCAGGCGATAACCCGCAAACAGGACCCAATAGGAAAACGAGACCTGCCGGAGCAACACGAATCCCAAGGCGTACAGCAGCGCTACCGCTCCATGGCGCAGCAACGGGTTCCCCACAGCTCTCGATTGCATCCCGGCTCCCCTGAGCTTGTTTGGACGACGGACCGCAGAAAACACGGGTTCCGCCACCTGTGGATACAGCAAATTGTCGAATGGGACAGCGGATGCCGTGAAACCACAGTGAAGGATTGGCAGCCCGCCGCTGCGGTTTTCGGCGCCGGCATGTCTCTCGCTCCCGATCCTGTTCCCGGCGCTCCCGACGCCTACAGCGTACTCCGCCCGATCGGTCCCGGCCGGCGGAGGGTAACGTTAACCCGCGTGTGCGCTTTCGCACCTTCTCCCCAGGCTCGCGGGCCGCAAAGCCGCTCCCTCAAGCGGACGCTAGTTTTAGCAGCCGGCCGGCTGGCGATATCGCGGAACTCGTCGCAATTGGGGAGCGCCGTGCGGACTTGATCAGGACATGGCCTTCACCAATGTGAAGCCTTCCGATCGGACGCCGGCCGCTGGCCTGTTCCGCGCGAACGGCGACGCTAAGCTACGCTCGCGGCCGGCCGGTCGCTTCGATGTGGATGCGACGCCCATGTCCGATGCACGTCATCTGCAACTGCTCATCCGCTACAGCGTCTGGGGTAACGAACAGCTATTCGATGCACTGGCGCGCCTGCCCGAGGCCGAACTGCTCGCCGACCGTGAAATCGTATTCGGCAACATTCTGCGCACCTTGAATCATGTCTACGCGATGGACCACGTCTGGCGCTGCCATCTGACCGGCGTGTCGCACGGCTTGAGTACGCGCAATCCGCCGGACTGTCCGCCGTTTGCCCAGCTGCGCGCCGCGCAGGAGGAGATGGACCGCTGGTACCTCGGCTATGTGGACGCGCTGGAGCCCTCGCGCATGGCGGAAGTGGTGGAGTTCGCGTTCATCGACGGCGACCGCGGCGCGATGACGCGCGAGGAAATCCTCCTCCACGTGGCCAACCACCGGACCTACCACCGCGGGCACGTCGCCGCGCTGATGTACCAGGTGCCGGTGTTCCCGCCGACCACCGACCTGCCCGTGTTCGTCCGGAGCCTTGGCCCGGCGGGCTGAAGCTCGTGCGACAATCCGCTACCCGGCCGATACGCCTCCGCTTTTCATGACCATTCCCAAAGACGCATTCCGGCGCTTCCAGGAAGAGCTCGCCGAACTCGAACGCAAGAAGGACGCGGACGCAGGCCAGCCCACCGGGGCCACCCGGATGGCGCGGGCGAAGGAGGAGTTCCTGGATCTGCGCAAGCGCTACGGCCTGACCGTGGCCGACGTGGTCGCGTTCTTCCCGGAAGAGGAAGGCATCGGCTATATCCAGTCGCTGATCGCTGCCAGCGAGGCCAAGCCTCGCCGGGGACGCAAGCCGAAGGCCTCCTGAGCGCGATTCAGGCGAGCACCGCCTGGGTGTCGAAGTAGCGTCCCGGGGACAGGCCGAAACTGCGCCGGAACATCGCGACGAAGGCGCTCACGCTGGCGTAGCCCAGCGCATCGGCGACGCCAGCCAC
It contains:
- a CDS encoding DinB family protein, which codes for MSDARHLQLLIRYSVWGNEQLFDALARLPEAELLADREIVFGNILRTLNHVYAMDHVWRCHLTGVSHGLSTRNPPDCPPFAQLRAAQEEMDRWYLGYVDALEPSRMAEVVEFAFIDGDRGAMTREEILLHVANHRTYHRGHVAALMYQVPVFPPTTDLPVFVRSLGPAG
- a CDS encoding 2-hydroxyacyl-CoA dehydratase, which codes for MTIPKDAFRRFQEELAELERKKDADAGQPTGATRMARAKEEFLDLRKRYGLTVADVVAFFPEEEGIGYIQSLIAASEAKPRRGRKPKAS
- a CDS encoding MASE1 domain-containing protein, encoding MQSRAVGNPLLRHGAVALLYALGFVLLRQVSFSYWVLFAGYRLTVLLLVPRRYWPALAVGELGPLAFTAVRCLPEFGWLWSTVMLVPPIALAMPIVHASRERWQLFQTRHHVRISVLLLCALACSLVWTFANLAAVSVSIKPPGYPPLDYTLLAGRWLVGNYLGVLTVAPLALMVREVWQLTPAQERWTRLMDSRLFLESALGLLPVLMLLAWIGGGGMGEQARQVARMSMFIPVVFLALRHGWYGVAIGGTMASTAVVFTMPAAFDPGTMQAEVLIAFTISTMMMFGARISVLNRRDQQERLDARQTLALAQRTLFLGELRMRQTAMAIEQVRGSIQQTNNLMLDRLRLLVPSQEERQYRLQTAVNQEQLFRLADNLHPVSWRQRGLPAALREGAVARTLEAAGVTYTCDIEGRGLSQLSPGIHLVLYRTIGEIAGSLCGDRDVGRIHVRLRGGAFDGRRWVVMRIDGHRDASAARTVRWGELMQGLATAGSGLEAIRDQVALFQGQLRERRTAHGTRISLILHNPE